One genomic window of Salvia miltiorrhiza cultivar Shanhuang (shh) chromosome 4, IMPLAD_Smil_shh, whole genome shotgun sequence includes the following:
- the LOC131022324 gene encoding probable glycosyltransferase STELLO1 has translation MIVQDHPSTKSSKPHYYPLNLKTSNKIPLFSHTKSLDFSTWASDNSFKLFIITIFTFTVAAFFFFFHTSTPLFCSQNSQIPHKLKIPKPNFNSIHPILDKSSPYSSFHSELWIIVSVSDYPSIPLQNLVRTKGWQVLAVGNSKTPKDWSLKGAIFLSLDQQADLGFRVVDYLPYDSYVRKSVGYLFAIQHGAKRIFDADDRGEVIGGDLGKHFDLDLGSAVVKQQRILQYSDGNSNRTVVNPYVHFGQRSVWPRGLPLENVGQVGHEEFYSEVSGGKQYIQQGISNGLPNVDSIFYATRKGGPEAFDIRFDEHAPKVATSAGIMVPLNSFNTLFHYDAFWGLMLPVSVSTMASDVLRGYWGQRVLWEIGGYVVVYPPTVHRQDRTESFPFVEEKDLHVNVGRLIKFLVDWRCEKKTLFGKLVNLSYSMEKEGFWNENDVKLTLSWLEDLIAIGYQPPELMEVEMHKQNMVASVADRKEFVPRKLTSMHLGVEESGTVNYEIGNLIRWRRNLGDVVLIMFVSGPVQQTALEWRLLYGRIFKTVVILSTQADADLAVEEGQLDRTYKYLPKIFNRFNNTRGFLFLHDNTILNYWSLLQADMSKLWIANKVPS, from the exons ATGATCGTCCAAGATCACCCCTCCACTAAATCCTCAAAACCCCATTATTACCCTCTCAATCTCAAAACTTCCAACAAAATCCCACTCTTCTCCCATACCAAAAGTCTCGATTTCTCCACATGGGCTTCCGACAACTCCTTCAAATTGTTCATAATCACCATCTTCACCTTCACAGTTGCagcatttttcttcttcttccacaCCTCCACTCCCCTCTTCTGCTCCCAGAATTCCCAAATTCCGCACAAACTCAAAATCCCTAAACCTAATTTCAATTCTATACACCCTATTCTGGATAAGTCCTCTCCCTACTCCTCATTCCACTCAGAGCTGTGGATTATAGTCTCCGTCTCCGATTATCCCTCAATTCCACTCCAAAATCTCGTCAGAACTAAAGGCTGGCAAGTTTTAGCTGTGGGGAACTCGAAAACCCCTAAAGATTGGAGCTTGAAGGGTGCAATATTCTTGTCATTGGATCAACAAgcggatttagggtttagagtggtgGATTATTTGCCCTATGATTCTTACGTGAGGAAGAGTGTAGGGTATCTTTTCGCGATCCAGCACGGTGCAAAGAGGATTTTTGATGCGGACGATCGTGGTGAAGTGATTGGTGGCGATCTTGGGAAGCACTTTGATCTTGATTTAGGGAGTGCAGTGGTGAAGCAGCAGAGGATTTTGCAGTATAGTGATGGGAATTCGAACAGGACCGTTGTGAATCCGTATGTGCATTTTGGGCAGAGGTCGGTTTGGCCGAGAGGGCTGCCATTGGAGAATGTAGGTCAAGTTGGCCATGAGGAGTTCTACTCTGAGGTCTCTGGAGGGAAGCAGTACATACAGCAGGGTATATCTAATGGGTTGCCGAATGTGGATTCGATCTTTTATGCAACTAGGAAGGGGGGACCGGAGGCGTTTGACATAAGGTTCGATGAGCATGCTCCAAAAGTGGCCACGTCTGCAGGTATAATGGTGCCGTTGAATTCTTTCAATACATTGTTTCATTATGATGCATTTTGGGGTTTGATGCTTCCTGTGTCTGTGAGTACAATGGCGTCTGATGTGTTGAGAGGGTATTGGGGGCAGAGGGTGTTGTGGGAGATTGGTGGTTATGTCGTAGTTTATCCCCCGACTGTTCATAGGCAAGATAGGACTGAATCATTCCCTTTCGTAGAAGAGAAAGATCTTCATGTGAACGTAGGACGGTTGATAAAGTTTTTGGTTGATTGGAGATGTGAAAAGAAAACACTGTTTGGGAAATTAGTAAACTTGAGTTATTCCATGGAGAAAGAAGGGTTTTGGAATGAGAATGATGTGAAATTAACCCTGTCGTGGCTGGAAGACTTGATTGCAATCGGGTATCAGCCCCCGGAGTTGATGGAGGTGGAGATGCATAAGCAGAATATGGTCGCGAGTGTTGCTGATAGAAAGGAATTTGTGCCTCGGAAACTGACTTCTATGCATCTTGGAGTTGAGGAATCGGGGACAGTAAATTATGAGATTGGGAATCTTATTCGATGGAGGAGGAATTTGGGTGATGTTGTGCTGATTATGTTTGTTAGTGGACCTGTTCAGCAAACTGCCTTGGAATGGAGATTGCTTTATGGTAGAATATTCAAAACAGTGGTTATTTTGTCAACACAAGCTGATGCAGATCTTGCAGTCGAGGAAGGGCAGTTGGATCGAACATACAA GTATCTTCCCAAAATTTTCAATAGGTTCAACAACACACGAGGCTTCCTCTTCCTACACGACAACACAATTTTAAACTAC
- the LOC131022323 gene encoding uncharacterized protein LOC131022323 yields MNGTSNNHKSRNFEKTYPGCLGRMVNLFELNIGISADRLLTDKPHRDGSPVSRSRSDVSSMGPSLDQIEEKVIVSEYPETFLNKRTNVTPVKMLIAQEMCKEVDSRRSPPNLVAKLMGLDSLPQQEPGSATQRNHSKGGHPRRHSEIPMSNWEQQNGFFHYVEPDEFKDVYEIWQQSKKPTRKGRYDETTKDRKMAFVRQKFVEAKRLSMDEKLRQSKQFQDALEVLNSNKDLFLKCLQEPNSAFSQQLYNLQSIPPPPETKRITVLRPSKMAGSLDAAGAGNREEKQMEKCAFVQLNGLEKGHLGNSPSASWKNYENPTQPTRIVVLKPSLGKILDDKAVGSPQSQSARVHGEEFFGDEEDNENQESREVAKAITQQMREKLGRHHRDETLISSVFSNGYVADESSFNRSEIEYPAGNLSDSEAVSPVSRHSWDYVNRLGSPYSSSSFSRASYSPESSVCREAKKRLSERWAMMASSGSCQEQRHVRRSSSTLGEMLALSETKKVSSPGEEGSSNQESKDVNSLLFSEQRTNRNVDSSTINLTRSKSLPVSSNKLGTGLHADVSVSQKDKIEVSKEDRKVRSPKSSFKGKVSSFFSSRNKKASKENFLAFDTKDECRSCPGDIVSGKTESLIDKGHDSVPADLLEPSIKSSSNLIFKQGLISPEAEFSVSEPNVSGNLTENQDQPSPISVLDPPFEECDRTMKVFPHYGKPDQHGYEMPLNAISSNLIDKSPPIGSIARTLSWDDSCMDTASSYPMKESSIAQGTEEGAREWVLLVETLLSVAGLQGEVLSNSFLARWHSPESPLNPLLRDKYIDLNDKDTVHEAKRRQKRSMQKLVFDCVNAVLVEVAGYGPGTAQRAIPCMESHTNILDSASSTMLEEVWARMSAWFSSEVKCDGGDDNSLVVERVVRKEVVGSGWVDHLRLEVDNLGKEIEVKLVEELVQEAVIELTGRE; encoded by the exons ATGAATGGTACTTCAAACAATCACAAAAGTCGCAACTTTGAAAAGACATATCCAGGATGCTTGGGAAGAATGGTAAACCTGTTCGAGTTGAACATTGGGATATCTGCAGACAGGCTTCTCACTGATAAACCGCACCGAGATG GTTCGCCTGTCTCAAGGAGCAGATCAGATGTATCAAGTATGGGCCCTTCCCTTGATCAAATTGAAGAAAAAGTG ATTGTATCTGAATATCCAGAAACTTTTTTAAACAAAAGAACAAATGTGACGCCTGTGAAGATGCTCATTGCGCAAGAGATGTGTAAAGAAGTGGATTCCAGACGTAGTCCACCTAATTTAGTTGCGAAGTTGATGGGGCTTGATTCCCTTCCACAACAGGAACCTGGCTCAGCAACGCAAAGAAACCATTCTAAAGGAGGTCATCCTCGACGTCATTCAGAGATACCTATGAGTAACTGGGAACAACAGAATGGATTTTTTCATTATGTGGAGCCAGATGAATTCAAGGATGTTTATGAAATATGGCAGCAATCAAAAAAACCAACACGTAAGGGAAGATATGATGAAACTACAAAGGACAGAAAGATGGCTTTTGTTCGTCAGAAATTTGTTGAAGCAAAACGCCTGTCTATGGATGAAAAACTTCGCCAATCTAAGCAATTTCAAGACGCGTTAGAAGTTTTGAATTCCAATAAAGACTTATTTCTTAAGTGTCTGCAAGAACCAAATTCCGCGTTTTCACAGCAACTTTACAATCTGCAGTCCATCCCTCCTCCGCCCGAGACAAAGCGTATCACTGTTCTTAGACCTTCAAAGATGGCTGGGAGTCTTGATGCTGCTGGAGCTGGGAATAGAGAAGAAAAACAAATGGAAAAGTGTGCCTTTGTTCAGCTGAATGGCTTGGAAAAAGGCCATCTGGGAAATTCCCCTTCTGCAAGTTGGAAGAATTATGAAAATCCTACTCAACCGACTCGAATAGTTGTTCTGAAACCAAGCCTGGGAAAAATACTTGATGATAAGGCTGTGGGCTCTCCACAATCCCAGTCAGCAAGGGTGCATGGTGAAGAGTTTTTCGGGGACGAAGAAGACAATGAAAATCAAGAATCGAGAGAAGTTGCAAAAGCAATTACCCAGCAAATGCGTGAAAAACTTGGTAGGCACCACAGAGATGAAACCTTGATTTCGTCAGTGTTTTCTAATGGCTACGTCGCTGATGAAAGCTCATTCAATAGATCAGAAATTGAGTATCCAGCTGGTAATCTCAGTGATTCAGAAGCTGTGTCACCTGTATCTAGGCACTCCTGGGATTATGTCAATAGGCTTGGCAGTCCATATTCATCGTCCTCTTTTAGTAGAGCATCTTATTCTCCAGAGTCGTCAGTTTGCAGAGAAGCAAAGAAACGTCTTTCTGAAAGGTGGGCCATGATGGCATCTAGTGGGAGCTGTCAAGAACAAAGACATGTTCGGAGAAGCTCCAGTACATTGGGTGAAATGCTTGCTCTTTCGGAGACAAAGAAGGTATCTTCACCTGGGGAAGAAGGCAGTTCCAATCAAGAATCCAAGGATGTAAATTCTCTCTTATTCAGTGAACAGAGGACAAACAGAAATGTGGATAGTTCAACGATAAATCTCACGAGGTCAAAGTCTCTGCCTGTATCATCTAATAAGTTAGGAACTGGGCTACATGCTGATGTTTCAGTTTCTCAGAAGGATAAAATAGAAGTTTCGAAGGAGGACAGAAAGGTAAGAAGTCCCAAATCATCATTCAAAGGGAAAGTTTCAAGCTTTTTCTCCTCAAGGAACAAAAAGGCTAGTAAAGAAAATTTCCTTGCATTTGATACCAAAGATGAATGCCGCTCTTGTCCTGGAGACATTGTCAGTGGTAAAACTGAAAGTCTTATTGACAAGGGTCATGACTCTGTACCAGCTGATCTGCTTGAGCCATCAATTAAATCATCTTCAAATCTAATTTTCAAGCAGGGCCTGATATCTCCGGAG GCAGAGTTTTCTGTGTCAGAACCAAATGTATCTGGAAATCTCACTGAAAATCAGGACCAGCCTAGTCCAATATCCGTTTTAGATCCACCCTTTGAGGAGTGTGATCGCACGATGAAAGTGTTTCCCCATTATGGCAAGCCTGATCAACATG GATATGAGATGCCACTTAATGCAATTAGTTCGAACTTGATTGACAAGTCACCACCTATTGGTTCCATTGCTCGCACACTATCATGGGACGATTCGTGCATGGACACAGCTTCATCATACCCCATGAAGGAATCCTCAATTGCCCAAGGAACAGAAGAAGGAGCAAGAGAGTGGGTTCTCCTAGTCGAGACATTACTATCTGTAGCTGGGCTACAGGGTGAGGTGCTGTCGAACTCATTTTTGGCAAGATGGCACTCACCTGAAAGCCCTCTGAACCCATTGTTAAGAGACAAGTACATTGATCTAAATGACAAGGATACAGTGCATGAGGCGAAAAGGAGGCAAAAGAGATCAATGCAAAAGCTTGTGTTTGATTGCGTAAATGCAGTGCTAGTGGAGGTAGCAGGATACGGGCCGGGTACCGCCCAACGAGCCATTCCATGTATGGAGTCCCACACAAACATATTGGACAGTGCATCATCAACAATGTTGGAGGAGGTGTGGGCTCGGATGAGTGCTTGGTTTTCTAGTGAGGTGAAATGCGATGGTGGGGACGACAACAGCCTGGTGGTTGAGAGGGTGGTGAGGAAGGAGGTGGTGGGCAGTGGGTGGGTGGATCATTTGAGATTGGAGGTGGATAATTTAGGTAAGGAAATTGAAGTGAAATTGGTGGAAGAGCTTGTGCAGGAGGCAGTCATTGAATTGACAGGTAGAGAGTGA